In Fimbriimonadaceae bacterium, the following are encoded in one genomic region:
- a CDS encoding type II toxin-antitoxin system prevent-host-death family antitoxin yields the protein MNTVGIFEAKTHLSDLLKRVEAGAHITITRHGAPIALLVPIGEPAGGPGVEEAIAAIRILRAQHSGSGVAAEEIRSWIEEGRE from the coding sequence ATGAACACAGTTGGGATCTTCGAGGCGAAGACGCATCTTTCGGACCTGCTCAAGCGGGTGGAGGCCGGGGCTCATATCACGATCACGCGCCACGGTGCGCCGATCGCGCTACTCGTTCCCATCGGGGAGCCGGCAGGGGGACCGGGCGTGGAAGAGGCCATCGCCGCGATAAGAATTCTCCGCGCACAGCATTCCGGGAGCGGCGTCGCCGCTGAGGAGATCCGCTCTTGGATCGAAGAGGGCCGAGAGTGA
- a CDS encoding type II toxin-antitoxin system VapC family toxin, with protein MRTFVLDASVALTWLLGDGSDPIAERVLDRLKDRSALVPAIWELEVANGLVVAERTKRSTLARSTRFLELLAALPIETDAAARGAALLPIARKANVSVYDAGYLELAMRTGAPLATIDRRLKAAAETLGVASL; from the coding sequence GTGAGGACGTTCGTGTTGGACGCCTCGGTCGCGCTGACTTGGCTCCTTGGTGACGGGTCGGACCCCATCGCCGAGCGCGTGCTGGATCGGCTCAAGGACCGTTCGGCGCTTGTACCTGCCATCTGGGAGCTGGAGGTGGCGAACGGACTCGTCGTTGCGGAGCGAACGAAGCGAAGCACACTCGCGCGGTCCACCCGCTTCCTCGAACTTCTCGCAGCCCTGCCGATCGAGACCGACGCGGCGGCCCGCGGCGCTGCCCTGCTGCCGATCGCCCGCAAGGCGAACGTCAGCGTCTACGACGCCGGCTACCTAGAGCTTGCGATGCGCACGGGCGCGCCCCTCGCCACGATAGATCGCCGCCTGAAAGCGGCGGCGGAGACGTTGGGAGTCGCTTCCCTCTGA